Sequence from the uncultured Draconibacterium sp. genome:
TTCGGTTTGGGGCGAAAACGTTGTGGTTGGCGACCGGACAATCGATGTTCACATCCGCAAACTACGCGAAAAAATCGGCAACGAGCACATCAAAACGCTCAAAGGAATTGGTTATAAATTTGTTGACTAACAATAAGATATTTTAAAATGAAGGGGCTTTTAAAGTCCCTTTTTTTATGCAAAAGTTTTCTATCCTGTTCTATATCTGTTTTTACCCATCCTCTTATCCTTCCCTGCCAGCAAGGAAGTGCGAGCGCTGGTGGATCAAATCAGATCTATTTTTAAGCTTAACGTTGTTTGGATTGGAGACTGATCATCTCTCCATTATTGAAGGGAGAGACAGGAGAGAGGGTAAATTAACGACAAATTGCAACATTCATTAATGCAAGTGATCCCTGAAGTTATGAATGCTTATTTGCTTCTCAAACAAAATAAAGTACCAGATAAAGTACAATAAAACCAAGCCCGTAGCCGGCAATCAGTTGTTTCAGATCGTGTTTGCCAAGAATAAGCCGTGCGGTTCCGATTAACCCCGACAGTAACACAACAATTAAAACCGAATAAACCGGGTTCACCCCGTTTCGGAAAGAAAGTGCAAACAAGGTTCCGCTTAAACCTCCAATGGCTGCCATGTGGTTGCTGATCTTCCATTTTAGCGAAACAACAAGCAACACAACAAGCACCAGCACCGATGCGAGCATAAACAGTTTAAACTCGGGAACAGCCTGTACTTTACGTAATAAAATAAAACCGAGGTAGTAAAAAACCGATGCGCTTAACAAGGGAATTAAACGGTCGCGGTTGCCGGGCATATTAATATCAAAACGGGGATTTAGCGAGAGTACTGCCACCGAAAGCATAGGCAAAATACAGGTAGTAAAAAACACCACCAGCAGCACAAAACGTTTGGCTTCCCATAAAAGTAGTTCGAAATAAAACCCCGAGTGCATGAGCAGAAACATGCCAATCGTCGGAATTAATACCGGGTGAAATATTATTGATATTATCCTGGCTATTTTCTCCGACATCTTATAATTCTTTTCGTAAACGAGCTACCGGTACTCCCAGCTGCTCGCGGTATTTTGCAACCGTTCTTCGCGCAATATTGTATGATTTATCTTTGAGAATCTTC
This genomic interval carries:
- a CDS encoding phosphatase PAP2 family protein codes for the protein MSEKIARIISIIFHPVLIPTIGMFLLMHSGFYFELLLWEAKRFVLLVVFFTTCILPMLSVAVLSLNPRFDINMPGNRDRLIPLLSASVFYYLGFILLRKVQAVPEFKLFMLASVLVLVVLLVVSLKWKISNHMAAIGGLSGTLFALSFRNGVNPVYSVLIVVLLSGLIGTARLILGKHDLKQLIAGYGLGFIVLYLVLYFV